A window from Mya arenaria isolate MELC-2E11 chromosome 9, ASM2691426v1 encodes these proteins:
- the LOC128246930 gene encoding GDP-fucose transporter 1-like isoform X1: MVPTMAPNDGITSPKDESKLLMHSCVDDKSVTTTTIPIMEDHHHSTRRHYWVVASVVLMYWSISISMVFLNKFILSGSFGEEDLTIFAAWFQSIAAVGFIWGVSLGGRKCKIKIPKIEPNQLYSQTMIMLSMASVCCLTFNNLMLKHIGVAFYQVARSFTIIFTIIFSAVFLKKGLTTRAVCSCLLVVAGFFIGIDQEDVSGTLSVKGVIYGLMSSLSAAVSGILFKKAESLLERDSLKLAYYNNMNCVLLFLPLVLGSGQFVSVFRSEFIYQINFWLILCFTGVLSLCIGWVSALQIKHTSPIAHHLSINAKSVCQTVLAVLFYQETKTMYWWLGNFLVVAGVLFYTLSRILEDSKRSKDVTINGQLPITNSKPHANGHTKD; encoded by the exons ATGGTACCGACAATGGCGCCAAATGATGGAata ACAAGTCCTAAGGATGAGAGCAAGTTGTTGATGCACAGTTGTGTTGATGACAAGAGTGTAACAACGACAACTATACCAATCATGGAAGACCATCACCACTCCACCCGGCGCCATTACTGGGTCGTTGCTAGCGTCGTATTGATGTACTGGTCCATTTCCATCTCGATGGTATTCCTGAATAAGTTCATTCTCAGTGGTTCATTTGGGGAAGAGGATCTTACCATATTCGCTGCCTGGTTTCAGAGTATCGCTGCGGTTGGGTTTATTTGGGGCGTCAGTCTTGGTGGGCGAAAGTGTAAAATCAAGATACCAAAAATTGAACCCAACCAGCTGTATTCACAAACTATGATAATGTTGTCAATGGCTTCAGTTTGTTGCTTGACATTCAACAATTTAATGCTTAAACATATAGGTGTTGCATTTTACCAAGTGGCACGGTCGTTcacaattatatttacaatcattttttCTGCCGTATTTTTAAAGAAAGGATTAACAACACGTGCGGTGTGTTCCTGTTTGTTAGTTGTGGCTGGATTCTTTATCGGAATCGACCAAGAAGATGTGTCAGGTACGCTAAGTGTTAAAGGCGTTATATACGGTCTCATGTCGAGCCTCTCGGCAGCTGTGTCAGGAATTCTATTTAAGAAAGCTGAGAGTTTGTTAGAACGAGACTCCTTAAAGTTAGCATATTACAATAACATGAACTGTGTGCTACTGTTTTTGCCACTTGTTCTGGGTTCGGGACAGTTTGTGTCTGTGTTTCGGTCGGAATTCATCTACCAGATAAACTTTTGGCTCATACTTTGCTTCACCGGCGTCCTTAGTCTCTGTATAGGTTGGGTGAGCGCGCTGCAGATCAAGCATACATCACCTATTGCGCATCATCTTAGCATCAATGCGAAGTCCGTCTGTCAGACTGTTCTCGCCGTGCTGTTCTACCAGGAGACAAAAACTATGTACTGGTGGCTGGGGAACTTCCTAGTAGTAGCCGGAGTACTGTTTTACACGTTGTCAAGAATTTTGGAAGATTCAAAAAGATCTAAGGACGTGACCATAAATGGACAATTGCCGATTACGAACTCAAAACCACACGCTAATGGGCATACAAAGGATTAG
- the LOC128246930 gene encoding GDP-fucose transporter 1-like isoform X2 has translation MHSCVDDKSVTTTTIPIMEDHHHSTRRHYWVVASVVLMYWSISISMVFLNKFILSGSFGEEDLTIFAAWFQSIAAVGFIWGVSLGGRKCKIKIPKIEPNQLYSQTMIMLSMASVCCLTFNNLMLKHIGVAFYQVARSFTIIFTIIFSAVFLKKGLTTRAVCSCLLVVAGFFIGIDQEDVSGTLSVKGVIYGLMSSLSAAVSGILFKKAESLLERDSLKLAYYNNMNCVLLFLPLVLGSGQFVSVFRSEFIYQINFWLILCFTGVLSLCIGWVSALQIKHTSPIAHHLSINAKSVCQTVLAVLFYQETKTMYWWLGNFLVVAGVLFYTLSRILEDSKRSKDVTINGQLPITNSKPHANGHTKD, from the coding sequence ATGCACAGTTGTGTTGATGACAAGAGTGTAACAACGACAACTATACCAATCATGGAAGACCATCACCACTCCACCCGGCGCCATTACTGGGTCGTTGCTAGCGTCGTATTGATGTACTGGTCCATTTCCATCTCGATGGTATTCCTGAATAAGTTCATTCTCAGTGGTTCATTTGGGGAAGAGGATCTTACCATATTCGCTGCCTGGTTTCAGAGTATCGCTGCGGTTGGGTTTATTTGGGGCGTCAGTCTTGGTGGGCGAAAGTGTAAAATCAAGATACCAAAAATTGAACCCAACCAGCTGTATTCACAAACTATGATAATGTTGTCAATGGCTTCAGTTTGTTGCTTGACATTCAACAATTTAATGCTTAAACATATAGGTGTTGCATTTTACCAAGTGGCACGGTCGTTcacaattatatttacaatcattttttCTGCCGTATTTTTAAAGAAAGGATTAACAACACGTGCGGTGTGTTCCTGTTTGTTAGTTGTGGCTGGATTCTTTATCGGAATCGACCAAGAAGATGTGTCAGGTACGCTAAGTGTTAAAGGCGTTATATACGGTCTCATGTCGAGCCTCTCGGCAGCTGTGTCAGGAATTCTATTTAAGAAAGCTGAGAGTTTGTTAGAACGAGACTCCTTAAAGTTAGCATATTACAATAACATGAACTGTGTGCTACTGTTTTTGCCACTTGTTCTGGGTTCGGGACAGTTTGTGTCTGTGTTTCGGTCGGAATTCATCTACCAGATAAACTTTTGGCTCATACTTTGCTTCACCGGCGTCCTTAGTCTCTGTATAGGTTGGGTGAGCGCGCTGCAGATCAAGCATACATCACCTATTGCGCATCATCTTAGCATCAATGCGAAGTCCGTCTGTCAGACTGTTCTCGCCGTGCTGTTCTACCAGGAGACAAAAACTATGTACTGGTGGCTGGGGAACTTCCTAGTAGTAGCCGGAGTACTGTTTTACACGTTGTCAAGAATTTTGGAAGATTCAAAAAGATCTAAGGACGTGACCATAAATGGACAATTGCCGATTACGAACTCAAAACCACACGCTAATGGGCATACAAAGGATTAG